The Microbacterium foliorum genome has a window encoding:
- a CDS encoding helix-turn-helix domain-containing protein, which yields MLSSPGTGEGTVRLCPRFPTQAKDPIRVDTAPPSSPALRAVSFPPGIVKMVAIPRNEGDRVLRRRSEAIGRTGLELAKFRAAGKADLLALRPLTSYMASANIQFSEVPEESTELRANLVRIGQFLFAHVRLPASTVVWPRDEASHKRVVVIAAEGTGLEIHSDSPIVDRRSSWFVVPPGTDPVTFRASEATELVFVSLDETELVGERQVEFERIGDEDPADSVLRPLISFVKSLCAIEPRSIETGVSPLGDAACEVGRALVAAVVGEPPRRAEVFDEVMRIVLQDYSSPHLSLPAVARALGISVRTVQSSLSAHGTTFSDELRTVRLKAASELRAQNPHLLLADVAKLAGFGTRQSLYRAMRKKSHS from the coding sequence ATGCTGTCCTCCCCAGGGACAGGTGAGGGAACGGTCCGACTGTGCCCTCGCTTCCCAACGCAAGCGAAAGACCCCATCCGTGTCGACACTGCCCCTCCCTCGTCCCCGGCTCTTCGAGCCGTCTCGTTTCCCCCGGGTATCGTGAAAATGGTAGCGATTCCGCGCAACGAGGGGGACAGAGTGCTACGACGACGTTCCGAGGCCATCGGCCGTACCGGCTTGGAACTCGCGAAGTTCCGAGCTGCAGGAAAGGCTGATCTGCTCGCCCTTCGCCCGCTCACTTCGTACATGGCGTCGGCGAACATCCAGTTCTCTGAAGTGCCCGAAGAGAGCACTGAGCTCCGGGCGAACCTCGTGCGCATCGGGCAGTTCCTGTTCGCCCATGTCAGGTTGCCGGCCTCGACTGTCGTCTGGCCGCGAGACGAGGCGTCGCACAAGCGCGTCGTCGTGATCGCGGCCGAGGGAACCGGGCTGGAGATCCACTCGGACTCGCCGATAGTCGATCGGCGGTCCTCCTGGTTCGTCGTACCGCCCGGCACAGACCCCGTGACCTTCCGGGCTTCGGAGGCGACCGAGCTCGTCTTCGTCAGCCTCGATGAGACGGAACTCGTCGGCGAACGCCAGGTCGAGTTCGAGCGGATCGGCGACGAAGATCCCGCAGATTCCGTTCTGAGACCGTTGATCAGCTTCGTGAAGTCCCTCTGCGCGATCGAGCCGAGGAGCATCGAGACAGGCGTGTCACCCCTGGGTGACGCGGCGTGCGAGGTCGGCCGCGCGCTCGTTGCGGCAGTGGTCGGGGAGCCGCCGCGGCGTGCGGAGGTGTTCGACGAGGTGATGCGGATCGTGCTCCAGGACTATTCCTCGCCGCACCTCTCCCTGCCGGCCGTCGCGCGCGCGCTCGGGATATCGGTGCGCACGGTGCAATCATCGCTGAGCGCGCACGGCACGACCTTCTCTGACGAGCTCCGCACGGTGCGTCTCAAAGCGGCGTCGGAACTCAGGGCACAGAATCCCCATCTGCTGTTGGCCGACGTCGCGAAGCTGGCGGGGTTCGGCACGCGTCAGTCGCTCTACCGTGCCATGCGTAAGAAGTCTCACAGCTAA
- a CDS encoding helix-turn-helix domain-containing protein — protein MVLPEESKFWEVAMSDPLLDDSQVGTRSHERPDERSVKLAKFRAVGRQAILNAKPARSYGSPTNVRFTEVADENAAVRADLVRIGAYMFAHVQLPAGRLVWTRDGLSQHQVVVVATESPGLEVVSEGPVVARRATWFVVAPGRTPVQFTAARPLELVFVNLDRSRIAEEMDVDLAHAGRDTVDDGVVRPMVNFVKSLCAIQGEKVETGATPLGGAACEVARSLVKTVVGDPVPETSLTDAVIGILRRRHASPHLSVSMVARELGVSVRTIQSALRRERTTFSAALRSIRIDMAKDLQRADPGLGAAAVARAAGFGSRQALYRSVRNAEKSNAEKSNAEKSSARE, from the coding sequence GTGGTCCTGCCCGAGGAGTCAAAATTCTGGGAGGTTGCGATGTCGGACCCTCTGCTCGACGATAGTCAGGTCGGTACGCGGAGCCACGAACGGCCTGACGAACGCTCTGTGAAGCTGGCGAAGTTCCGGGCCGTCGGGCGGCAAGCGATCCTTAACGCGAAGCCTGCGAGATCGTACGGTTCGCCGACCAACGTCAGATTCACGGAGGTAGCCGACGAGAACGCCGCTGTGCGGGCCGATCTCGTGCGGATCGGGGCGTACATGTTCGCCCATGTGCAGCTGCCCGCGGGGAGACTTGTCTGGACGCGAGACGGACTGTCACAACACCAGGTGGTCGTGGTCGCGACGGAGAGCCCCGGACTCGAGGTGGTGTCGGAGGGCCCGGTGGTCGCGCGACGTGCGACCTGGTTCGTGGTCGCACCTGGACGGACTCCGGTGCAGTTCACAGCGGCCAGACCGCTCGAGCTCGTGTTCGTGAACCTCGACCGGTCCAGGATCGCAGAGGAGATGGATGTCGACCTTGCTCATGCTGGTCGAGACACTGTCGACGATGGAGTCGTCAGGCCGATGGTGAACTTCGTGAAGTCGCTCTGCGCGATCCAAGGGGAGAAGGTCGAGACAGGGGCGACTCCGTTGGGGGGCGCCGCGTGCGAAGTGGCGCGCTCGCTCGTCAAGACCGTCGTCGGGGATCCGGTCCCCGAGACCTCTCTGACGGATGCGGTGATCGGCATCCTCCGTCGGCGACACGCGTCACCGCACCTGTCGGTGTCGATGGTGGCGCGAGAACTGGGAGTCTCTGTGCGGACGATCCAATCGGCACTTCGACGCGAGCGCACCACCTTCTCCGCGGCTCTCCGCTCCATCCGCATCGATATGGCGAAGGATCTGCAACGAGCGGATCCCGGTCTGGGTGCGGCTGCAGTCGCGAGGGCAGCCGGGTTCGGTTCCCGACAGGCGTTGTACCGGTCGGTGCGCAATGCCGAGAAGAGCAATGCCGAGAAGAGCAATGCCGAGAAGAGCTCGGCGAGAGAGTAG
- a CDS encoding glycoside hydrolase family 32 protein, which produces MDTPHALSRRALLAGAGAAAIGGSLALVAGESAAASTLAPATPAAAGGPSSKGRSRMRPTYHFSVPDNWKNDPQRPIYLDGEYHYYYLYNADYLEGGVGTSWRRATTRDHVEFRDRGEAIPKFSDANGDCWSGSLVVDDQNTAGYGAGAVIAIVTQAPEGRQAQYLWYSTDRGRSFRPGGTAPVLANPGTPDFRDPKVIWDADRDRWFMANAEGQTIGFYASGDLRSWTRVGEFVRTDLGLLECPDIFRMTADDGTSHWILGTSGNAKARGLPATYAYWTGRFDGASFVADRDEPEWLDYGFDFYGAVTYPNHDTAGAEDPTLRRVIGWANFWDYPHNTPTLATDGYNGDDMIVRDVRLKRGSDGYHLASAPTAALADHVTRTHSLGDVEVAGTRDLDLRESAYDLTCDIVWDAASAPTNVGLEICRAPGGGRHVATGAFLAGGFAYLNRRPTINPTGGETQTPIDPSAGHLSLRILVDRTSVEVFIGDGRAVHSHRVFPLEGDNRIRLFSHDGTSTFRGLTVKRLA; this is translated from the coding sequence ATGGACACTCCTCACGCGCTCTCCCGCCGCGCACTCCTCGCAGGGGCGGGGGCCGCCGCGATCGGCGGCTCGCTCGCCCTGGTGGCCGGTGAATCCGCCGCCGCCTCGACACTCGCTCCCGCGACTCCTGCCGCAGCGGGAGGCCCCTCCTCGAAAGGACGATCGCGCATGCGACCGACGTACCACTTCAGCGTGCCCGACAACTGGAAGAACGACCCGCAGCGGCCGATCTACCTCGACGGCGAGTACCACTACTACTACCTCTACAACGCCGACTACCTCGAGGGCGGAGTCGGCACGTCGTGGCGCCGCGCGACGACCCGTGACCATGTCGAGTTCCGCGACCGCGGCGAGGCGATCCCGAAGTTCAGCGACGCCAACGGCGACTGCTGGTCGGGGTCGCTGGTCGTCGACGACCAGAACACGGCGGGATACGGTGCCGGTGCCGTCATCGCGATCGTCACGCAGGCCCCCGAGGGGCGGCAGGCGCAGTACCTCTGGTATTCGACCGACCGCGGTCGCTCGTTCCGGCCGGGTGGCACCGCTCCGGTCCTCGCGAATCCCGGAACCCCGGACTTCCGCGACCCCAAGGTGATCTGGGATGCCGACCGCGACCGATGGTTCATGGCCAATGCGGAGGGGCAGACGATCGGCTTCTACGCGTCAGGCGACCTGCGCTCCTGGACGCGGGTCGGGGAGTTCGTGCGCACCGACCTCGGCCTTCTGGAGTGTCCGGACATCTTCCGGATGACGGCCGACGACGGCACCTCCCATTGGATCCTCGGCACCAGCGGGAACGCGAAGGCACGGGGCCTGCCGGCCACCTACGCCTACTGGACGGGCCGCTTCGACGGCGCATCGTTCGTCGCCGACCGTGATGAGCCCGAGTGGCTCGACTACGGGTTCGACTTCTACGGAGCGGTCACGTACCCGAACCATGACACGGCGGGTGCGGAGGATCCGACCCTCCGGCGCGTGATCGGCTGGGCGAACTTCTGGGACTACCCGCACAACACCCCCACCCTCGCCACCGACGGCTACAACGGCGACGACATGATCGTCCGTGACGTCCGCCTGAAGCGGGGGAGCGACGGCTACCACCTCGCCTCCGCCCCCACCGCCGCGTTGGCCGACCACGTGACGCGCACGCACAGCCTGGGCGACGTCGAGGTCGCCGGGACGCGAGACCTCGACCTGCGGGAGTCGGCATACGATCTCACCTGCGACATCGTCTGGGATGCCGCGTCGGCGCCGACCAACGTCGGCCTGGAGATCTGCCGCGCACCCGGCGGCGGGCGCCACGTCGCCACGGGAGCATTCCTCGCGGGGGGATTCGCCTATCTCAACCGGCGTCCGACCATCAACCCGACCGGCGGCGAGACCCAGACGCCGATCGATCCCTCGGCCGGGCACCTGAGCCTGCGGATCCTCGTGGACCGCACGAGCGTCGAGGTGTTCATCGGAGACGGGCGCGCCGTGCACTCGCACCGTGTGTTCCCGCTGGAGGGCGACAACCGCATCCGTCTCTTCTCTCACGACGGGACGAGCACGTTCCGTGGTCTGACGGTGAAGCGGCTCGCGTAG
- a CDS encoding carbohydrate kinase family protein: MSGATAEPLAALVIGEALVDIVDDGTSTTEHPGGSPANVALGLGRRGLDVALLTDLGRDPRGSRIVRHLERSGVHVLAGSFSDLPTSTATATMRGDGSASYLFDVRWNPGAAPLAVAPQLVHTGSIGAFLAPGRATVLAHLDRLDARLVTFDPNIRPALLGSHAETFADFEELASRADVVKMSDEDAEWLYPLLSPAEVGERVRALGPRLVVITLGAAGALLVAQDAAVSVAASAVSVTDTIGAGDTYMSSLIADLLTTDRPLDRSTIEVLGIRAAVAAAMTVSRAGADLPWAADLAAAALPSFDAIGGRAPAVAHP, encoded by the coding sequence ATGAGCGGCGCGACGGCGGAACCGCTCGCCGCCCTCGTCATCGGGGAGGCGCTCGTGGACATCGTCGATGACGGCACGTCGACGACGGAGCATCCGGGGGGCAGCCCCGCGAACGTCGCGCTCGGACTCGGCCGTCGCGGCCTGGACGTCGCACTGCTGACCGACCTCGGACGGGACCCGCGAGGCAGCCGCATCGTGCGTCATCTCGAGCGATCGGGCGTGCACGTGCTGGCCGGTTCGTTCTCGGATCTCCCCACCTCCACGGCGACCGCCACAATGCGCGGCGACGGCTCGGCGTCGTACCTCTTCGACGTGCGGTGGAACCCGGGCGCGGCACCGCTGGCGGTCGCCCCGCAGCTCGTGCACACCGGATCGATCGGCGCCTTCCTCGCGCCGGGGCGCGCGACCGTGCTCGCGCACCTGGATCGGCTCGACGCGCGCCTCGTCACGTTCGACCCGAACATCCGGCCCGCCCTGCTCGGCAGCCATGCCGAGACGTTCGCGGACTTCGAGGAGCTGGCCTCCCGGGCCGACGTCGTGAAGATGAGCGATGAGGATGCCGAGTGGCTGTATCCGCTGCTGTCGCCGGCCGAGGTCGGCGAGCGTGTGCGTGCGCTGGGGCCGAGGCTGGTCGTGATCACCCTCGGTGCGGCAGGCGCTCTGCTCGTCGCACAGGACGCCGCCGTCTCCGTCGCCGCGTCCGCCGTGTCGGTCACCGACACGATCGGTGCAGGCGACACCTATATGAGCTCTCTCATCGCCGACCTGCTGACCACGGATCGTCCTCTCGACCGGTCGACGATCGAGGTCCTCGGCATCCGCGCGGCCGTCGCCGCAGCGATGACGGTGTCGCGGGCCGGAGCCGATCTGCCCTGGGCGGCAGATCTCGCGGCGGCTGCGCTGCCGTCGTTCGACGCGATCGGCGGGCGAGCGCCTGCCGTCGCGCACCCCTAA
- a CDS encoding glycoside hydrolase family 32 protein, with translation MTTPLTDATSRPQAHFAPAENWMNDPNGLIHHDGLYHLYFQHNPESADWGNMSWGHATSRDLRTWQEHAVALRFDHDEQIFSGSIVFDATNSSGLGGDGRAPLVALYTSATDRGQAQALAHSLDGGYTWTKHGVVLDRGTADFRDPKVFRHGEEWILVAVEALDRQVHLFRSDDLLDWHPLSVFGPFGAPEGMWECPDLFAVGDRWVLALSVNPGHPSGGSGMQYIVGDFDGTTFTASRWDWLDHGHDYYAGVTFSGMEEPVMLAWLSNWSYAREVPTYPWRGSMALPRRLALRGDVLLQLPAVDVDRPPAFSCEDTPIPVGGFELPAEAQGSALRIELTMRPAGAAVELHVRAGAEAEDAIAVRYDDGVLTLDRSGASNTSFSADFGLASSAPVELRDGMLDLDVWVDSTSVEVFADGGAVTISDQIMTADERTGVRIGASRPGATIESLTVTGLDLG, from the coding sequence ATGACGACGCCCCTCACCGACGCGACCAGTCGCCCGCAGGCACACTTCGCCCCCGCGGAGAACTGGATGAACGACCCGAACGGTCTCATCCACCACGACGGCCTGTACCACCTGTACTTCCAGCACAACCCCGAGTCGGCGGACTGGGGGAACATGAGCTGGGGGCACGCCACGAGCCGCGATCTGCGGACATGGCAGGAGCACGCCGTGGCGTTGCGGTTCGACCACGACGAGCAGATCTTCTCCGGCTCCATCGTGTTCGATGCGACGAACTCGTCGGGCCTGGGGGGCGACGGTCGCGCGCCTCTGGTGGCGCTCTACACGTCGGCGACCGATCGCGGTCAGGCGCAGGCGCTCGCCCACAGCCTGGACGGCGGCTACACGTGGACGAAGCACGGCGTCGTCCTCGATCGCGGCACCGCGGACTTCCGCGACCCGAAGGTGTTCCGCCACGGAGAGGAGTGGATCCTCGTCGCGGTGGAGGCGCTCGATCGTCAGGTGCATCTGTTCCGCTCCGACGACCTGCTCGACTGGCACCCGCTCAGCGTCTTCGGACCGTTCGGCGCACCCGAGGGCATGTGGGAGTGCCCCGACCTCTTCGCGGTGGGGGACAGATGGGTGCTGGCGCTGTCGGTGAACCCCGGGCATCCGAGCGGCGGCTCGGGCATGCAGTACATCGTGGGCGACTTCGACGGCACGACGTTCACCGCGTCGCGCTGGGACTGGCTCGATCACGGACACGACTACTACGCCGGCGTCACCTTCAGCGGGATGGAGGAGCCCGTGATGCTCGCCTGGCTCAGCAACTGGTCGTACGCGCGCGAGGTGCCGACGTACCCGTGGCGCGGCAGCATGGCGCTCCCGCGCCGTCTCGCGCTCCGCGGAGATGTGCTGCTGCAGCTGCCCGCCGTCGATGTCGACCGTCCGCCCGCCTTCTCGTGCGAGGACACCCCGATCCCGGTCGGCGGGTTCGAACTGCCCGCCGAGGCGCAGGGATCCGCGCTGCGCATCGAGCTCACGATGCGTCCCGCCGGAGCGGCGGTCGAGCTGCACGTCCGCGCCGGAGCGGAGGCGGAGGACGCCATCGCGGTGCGGTACGACGACGGCGTGCTCACCCTGGATCGATCCGGCGCGTCGAACACGTCGTTCTCGGCAGACTTCGGACTCGCCTCGTCGGCGCCCGTGGAGCTGCGCGACGGCATGCTCGACCTCGATGTCTGGGTCGACAGCACCTCGGTCGAGGTGTTCGCCGACGGAGGCGCTGTGACGATCAGCGACCAGATCATGACCGCGGACGAACGGACCGGCGTGCGGATCGGCGCGAGTCGCCCCGGTGCGACGATCGAGTCCCTGACGGTCACCGGTCTGGATCTCGGATGA